A stretch of Candidatus Hydrogenedentota bacterium DNA encodes these proteins:
- a CDS encoding MBL fold metallo-hydrolase, giving the protein MLEPSKSATPRRAAAGLLVRQDRGLEILLARRNQKLRFMGGHHVFPGGSVHENDDPACVQDAPDDETGRAICAAVREVFEETGLLCARGGLPPIETLRQARHGLISGETSLAAVLRQFGLSIHAADFTPAGAWLTPKWSPVRFQTRYFLYRYTGPPQEEIAAPDSEIVGLDWLTPAEARRRWHAGELRLSTPVAFVLRYLAKLPLDEALPRLADTSVHSDHIPNLFEMRRGVHILPLRSRTLPPNTHTNCVIIGEEEMLVIDPGAADEAEQEHLRQHLEAMRMLGGRVRAVVLTHGHQDHCAAAPFVSGAFDAPLWGHASIANEVPFPIARGLEDGEVIEVGGTARWRLRCHRTPGHDPGHLCFLEETTGTLIVGDMLANPGPVLIDRGEGGDMTVYLEQLERLRALSFHLLIPAHGLPLWGSGGRDAIAALIAHRLDRERRIRDALDRGAQTLDAILESAYDDTPRELWPYARRQIKSHLHRLGVALDNAE; this is encoded by the coding sequence ATGCTGGAACCGTCGAAGTCCGCGACGCCGCGCCGGGCGGCCGCCGGATTGCTGGTGCGTCAGGACCGCGGCCTCGAGATATTGCTGGCGCGGCGGAACCAGAAACTGCGCTTCATGGGCGGACACCATGTATTTCCGGGCGGGTCGGTACACGAGAACGACGACCCCGCCTGCGTGCAGGACGCGCCCGATGACGAGACGGGCCGCGCCATCTGCGCCGCGGTCCGGGAAGTCTTCGAGGAAACGGGTTTGCTCTGCGCGCGCGGCGGACTGCCCCCTATCGAGACCTTACGCCAGGCGCGCCACGGACTCATAAGCGGCGAAACCTCCCTCGCGGCGGTGCTGCGCCAGTTCGGCCTGAGCATCCACGCGGCGGATTTCACCCCTGCGGGCGCCTGGCTTACGCCCAAGTGGTCGCCAGTCCGGTTCCAGACCCGCTATTTCCTCTACCGGTACACGGGCCCGCCGCAGGAGGAGATTGCGGCGCCGGACAGCGAGATCGTCGGGTTGGACTGGCTCACGCCCGCCGAAGCGCGCCGGCGCTGGCACGCCGGGGAACTGCGCCTGTCCACGCCGGTCGCTTTCGTGCTGCGCTACCTTGCGAAACTGCCGCTCGACGAAGCGCTGCCGCGGTTGGCGGACACGTCCGTCCATTCGGACCACATCCCAAACCTGTTCGAGATGCGCCGGGGCGTGCACATCCTGCCGCTGCGTTCGCGCACGCTGCCGCCGAACACGCACACGAACTGCGTCATCATCGGCGAGGAGGAAATGCTGGTCATTGACCCGGGCGCGGCGGATGAGGCGGAACAAGAGCACTTGCGCCAGCATCTGGAAGCCATGCGCATGCTGGGCGGGCGGGTTCGCGCCGTGGTGCTGACGCACGGGCACCAGGATCACTGCGCGGCCGCGCCGTTCGTGAGCGGCGCGTTCGACGCGCCCCTCTGGGGGCATGCGTCCATCGCAAACGAAGTACCCTTCCCCATCGCGCGAGGGCTGGAGGACGGCGAGGTCATCGAAGTCGGCGGCACGGCGCGCTGGCGCCTGCGCTGCCACCGGACACCAGGCCACGACCCGGGTCACCTCTGCTTTCTCGAAGAAACAACGGGAACGCTCATTGTCGGGGACATGCTCGCAAATCCCGGCCCGGTGCTCATAGACCGCGGCGAAGGCGGCGACATGACGGTTTACCTGGAACAATTGGAGCGGCTGCGCGCGCTGTCGTTCCACTTGCTCATTCCGGCGCACGGGCTGCCCCTGTGGGGCAGCGGCGGCAGGGACGCGATCGCCGCGCTCATCGCGCACCGGCTCGACCGCGAGCGGCGGATTCGCGATGCGCTCGACCGGGGCGCGCAGACGCTGGACGCCATCCTCGAAAGCGCCTACGACGACACGCCCAGGGAACTCTGGCCCTACGCGCGCAGGCAGATCAAGTCTCACCTGCACAGACTCGGCGTTGCGCTCGACAACGCCGAGTGA
- the priA gene encoding primosomal protein N' — MAESKFADVALPVPVDRVFTYAVPDSLQHRSRVGMRVVVPVQTRTETGYLVALHDETELEKVRPIIDLPDEEPAFDASMLALCRWMADYYCCSWGEALRCAAPPGVAAATKMRYRLVAERLGEGRFTERQEHIVAELYRRGPLTEGQLAHVAGRQALSNTLRALVRRGVIIGEPVVRAGVSIRTETYARLNEENVLGQDALEKLMRRAPRQAAVYLDLLHGQPERAATGLYEKHNIDSAILRELEKKGLITRFEREFYRAPELSGEGGSLKHTLNGEQQAALDAIVGAVTDRAFQTFLLKGITGSGKTEVYLQAIEHVLAMGRQAIMLVPEISLTPQTVGRLVARFRESIAVLHSGLGAGERYDEWRRARRGEVRIVVGARSAVFAPLKDLGLFIVDEEHDGSYKQNDTPRYNARDVAIMRARDAQAVCVLGSATPSIESRYNSERGKSILLELRRRATQALLPEVRLVDMRTETAEMGGQVILSRSLEDAVHQRVANREQVILLLNRRGFAPFVLCPMCGWVAECRDCQVSLTYHQHSGNLRCHYCNAARPKPAVCEKCHFNPLIYLGTGTQKVEDYLLRTFAGARIERMDADTTAGKGGHAKILGRFANGEIDILVGTQMLAKGHDYPGVTLVGVINADTGLALPDFRAAENTFQLLTQVAGRAGRGERPGEVFLQTYRPKHYAVQAALHHDYDAFYAHELAYRRSAGYPPFRRMANFLVESEDPQLAERHAVLLRRIVRETRETLGGNAGVIGPAQAMIRRVKKKYRWNLALLSANSKYLNTLTRAVAEAFVEAAGTRRVQLKTDVDPYGF; from the coding sequence ATGGCGGAATCGAAATTCGCGGACGTAGCGCTGCCGGTGCCGGTGGACCGTGTCTTCACGTATGCCGTGCCGGATAGCCTTCAGCACCGGAGCCGTGTCGGCATGCGCGTGGTGGTTCCGGTGCAGACCCGCACGGAAACGGGGTATCTCGTCGCGCTCCACGACGAGACGGAACTGGAAAAAGTGCGCCCGATCATCGATCTACCGGATGAAGAACCCGCGTTCGACGCGTCCATGCTCGCCCTGTGCCGCTGGATGGCTGATTATTACTGCTGTTCCTGGGGCGAGGCGTTGCGCTGCGCCGCGCCGCCCGGCGTCGCGGCTGCCACGAAGATGCGGTACCGGCTGGTGGCCGAGCGGTTGGGCGAAGGGCGGTTCACGGAGCGGCAAGAGCATATCGTCGCGGAGTTGTACCGGCGCGGGCCGCTGACGGAGGGGCAACTGGCCCACGTGGCCGGCCGTCAGGCGCTGAGCAACACGCTGCGCGCGCTGGTTCGCCGCGGTGTGATCATTGGAGAGCCGGTTGTGCGGGCGGGGGTCTCGATCCGCACGGAAACGTACGCGCGCCTGAACGAAGAGAACGTGCTGGGGCAGGATGCGCTCGAGAAGCTGATGCGGCGCGCGCCGAGGCAGGCGGCGGTCTATCTCGATTTGTTGCACGGCCAGCCGGAACGCGCCGCGACGGGTTTGTACGAAAAGCATAATATCGATTCCGCAATATTGCGCGAATTGGAGAAGAAGGGGCTGATCACGCGGTTCGAGCGCGAGTTTTACCGCGCGCCCGAATTGTCCGGCGAGGGCGGTTCGCTGAAGCACACGCTGAACGGCGAGCAGCAGGCCGCGCTCGACGCCATCGTTGGCGCGGTCACGGACCGCGCGTTTCAAACCTTCCTGCTCAAGGGCATCACGGGTTCCGGCAAGACGGAAGTCTACCTGCAGGCGATCGAGCACGTGCTGGCGATGGGCCGCCAGGCCATCATGCTGGTCCCGGAAATCTCGCTGACGCCGCAGACCGTCGGGCGGCTGGTAGCGAGGTTCCGCGAATCGATCGCGGTGTTGCACAGCGGGCTTGGCGCGGGCGAGCGTTACGACGAGTGGCGGCGCGCGCGGCGCGGCGAGGTCCGCATCGTGGTGGGCGCGCGTTCCGCCGTGTTCGCGCCGCTCAAGGACCTTGGGCTGTTTATCGTGGACGAAGAGCACGACGGTTCGTACAAGCAGAACGACACGCCCCGCTATAACGCGCGCGACGTCGCAATCATGCGCGCGCGCGATGCGCAGGCCGTCTGCGTGCTGGGTTCCGCCACCCCGTCCATAGAATCCCGCTACAACAGCGAGCGGGGCAAATCCATCCTGCTTGAATTGCGCCGTCGTGCGACGCAGGCGCTGCTGCCCGAAGTGCGGCTCGTTGATATGCGCACCGAGACCGCCGAGATGGGCGGCCAGGTAATCCTGTCGCGCAGTCTGGAAGACGCCGTGCACCAGCGCGTCGCAAACCGCGAACAGGTGATCCTGCTGCTGAACAGGCGCGGCTTCGCGCCGTTCGTGCTGTGCCCGATGTGCGGCTGGGTCGCCGAGTGCCGGGACTGTCAGGTGAGCCTGACCTATCACCAGCACAGCGGCAACCTGCGCTGCCACTACTGCAATGCGGCGCGGCCCAAGCCGGCCGTGTGCGAGAAATGTCATTTCAATCCGCTTATCTATCTGGGCACGGGCACGCAGAAGGTCGAGGACTACCTGCTGCGCACGTTCGCGGGCGCGCGTATCGAGCGCATGGACGCCGACACGACGGCGGGGAAAGGCGGCCACGCCAAGATACTTGGCCGATTTGCGAACGGGGAAATCGACATCCTCGTGGGCACGCAGATGCTCGCGAAGGGCCACGACTATCCGGGCGTGACGCTGGTCGGCGTGATCAATGCCGACACAGGCCTCGCGCTGCCCGATTTCCGCGCCGCTGAAAACACGTTCCAACTGCTGACGCAGGTGGCGGGCCGCGCGGGCCGGGGCGAGCGCCCCGGCGAGGTGTTTCTCCAGACGTACCGGCCGAAGCACTATGCCGTGCAGGCCGCGCTGCATCACGATTATGACGCCTTTTACGCGCACGAACTGGCGTACCGGCGCAGCGCGGGTTATCCGCCGTTCCGGCGCATGGCGAATTTCCTCGTCGAGTCGGAAGACCCGCAGCTTGCCGAGCGGCATGCCGTGCTCTTGCGCCGTATCGTCCGTGAGACACGCGAGACCCTTGGTGGCAATGCGGGGGTTATCGGGCCCGCGCAGGCGATGATCCGGCGCGTGAAAAAGAAGTACCGCTGGAATCTCGCGTTGCTTTCCGCCAATTCGAAATACCTGAACACCCTGACGCGCGCCGTGGCAGAGGCTTTCGTAGAAGCCGCCGGCACGCGCCGTGTCCAACTCAAGACCGATGTGGATCCTTACGGTTTCTGA